In the Solanum pennellii chromosome 5, SPENNV200 genome, one interval contains:
- the LOC107020955 gene encoding phosphatidylinositol/phosphatidylcholine transfer protein SFH12-like produces the protein MGDLPCPPYSNKRLEARMISKEKLPKICLVASATKHFSAKTLKCITKVKQSVQTSGTAGDVVIFLATTAVLEVVRRLSKARCPFIWHGLQALQALCYPPFKWVQKWVPLEPLVRQLQKLSRPMLLLSIATVFSDQSSSTGETTPNDFHHSQAYPQARSHDEVQDDGYPQRWLLELHKELREESISVPERLNDEELRQFYAAANGDFARLLSSVKKTIKWRQNYTFLSPEELKAWSPFIFWHGHDANQRPCLIIRLGLACSNLRSNGKSLLIKAVVSQIEHGILRMVNVEHPQITVLMDCEGLSPFGFPIHMMRSCAMLLQDHYPNRLSSLIIVRLPQVAQIIMQTFFQVLKPATRQKVRIIGRNHLEFLSNHLDSIPPFLGGNCSCSKCSDQTDAESESDEATRTERTPDQASRPETPDHTSESNEVTPTEPAADQVKDSPEFNHHNVSNTSVYREELIKTIFIGILMVWVFIAVIVAMDYPERWPLLRST, from the exons ATGGGTGACTTACCATGTCCACCATATTCTAACAAAAGATTGGAGGCGCGGATGATTAGCAAGGAAAAGCTACCGAAGATTTGTTTAGTTGCCTCTGCTACAAAGCACTTCTCAGCAAAGACTTTGAAATGTATTACTAAAGTGAAACAGAGTGTACAGACTAGTGGAACTGCTGGTGATGTTGTCATATTCTTGGCTACCACTGCTGTTTTAGAGGTTGTACGAAGGCTGAGCAAAGCTAGATGTCCTTTTATTTGGCACGGTTTGCAGGCACTGCAAGCTTTATGTTATCCACCGTTTAAGTGGGTCCAAAAGTGGGTTCCTTTGGAGCCATTGGTCAGACAATTGCAG AAATTGTCTAGGCCAATGCTATTGCTCTCAATTGCAACAGTTTTCTCCGATCAGTCATCATCTACAGGAGAAACGACACCGAACGACTTTCATCATTCTCAAGCATATCCACAAGCAAG ATCTCATGATGAAGTACAGGATGATGGTTATCCTCAAAGATGGTTGCTAGAACTCCATAAGGAACTGAGGGAGGAAAGTATTAGTGTACCTGAGAG GTTGAATGATGAAGAGCTCCGTCAATTCTATGCTGCTGCAAATGGTGATTTTGCTAGGCTGCTTTCATCAGTTAAGAAAACCATTAAATGGCGGCAGAATTACACGTTTCTTTCACCAGAAGAACTTAAGGCTTGGTCTCCTTTCATTTTTTGGCACGGCCACGATGCCAATCAACGGCCTTGCCTCATCATTCGCCTTGGACTTGCTTGCTCCAACCTGAGATCGAATGGCAAATCTCTCTTGATAAAAGCAGTTG TTTCGCAGATTGAGCACGGTATTCTGAGAATGGTCAATGTGGAACACCCTCAAATAACTGTCTTGATGGACTGCGAAGGACTCTCTCCCTTTGGTTTTCCCATACACATGATGAGATCTTGTGCTATGCTCTTGCAGGATCATTATCCTAATCGTCTTAGCTCTTTGATTATAGTTCGGCTCCCTCAAGTTGCCCAAATAATAATGCAAACTTTCTTTCAG GTGCTTAAACCAGCCACACGTCAAAAAGTGAGAATTATTGGGAGAAACCATCTAGAGTTTCTATCCAATCACCTCGATTCAATACCTCCGTTTCTCGGTGGAAACTGCTCATGTTCAAAATGCTCAGACCAGACCGATGCAGAAAGTGAATCCGATGAAGCTACAAGGACAGAACGAACACCTGATCAAGCGAGCAGACCTGAAACACCTGATCATACGAGTGAATCCAATGAGGTCACTCCGACAGAACCAGCCGCTGATCAAGTGAAAGATAGCCCTGAGTTTAATCATCACAACGTCTCCAACACGAGTGTCTACAGAGAAGAACTGATAAAGACCATATTCATcggtatacttatggtgtgggTATTCATTGCTGTGATTGTGGCTATGGATTATCCAGAAAGATGGCCTCTTTTGCGCTCGACTTAG
- the LOC107020385 gene encoding 60S acidic ribosomal protein P0, with protein sequence MAPKATKAEKKIAYDTKMCQLLDDFTQVLVAAADNVGSNQLQSIRKGLRGDSVVLMGKNTMMKRTIRVHAEKTGNETILNLIPLLVGNVGLIFTKGDLKEVSEEVAKYKVGAPARVGLVAPVDVVVPPGNTGLDPSQTSFFQVLNIPTKINKGTVEIITPVELIKKGDKVGSSEAALLAKLGIRPFSYGLVVLSVYDNGSVFSPEVLDLTEDDLIEKFATGVSMVTSLALAISYPTLAAAPHMFTNAYKNVLAIAIETDYSFPLADKVKEYLADPSKFAAVAAAPAAAAGSGAAPAAAKEEEKKEEPAEESDDDMGFSLFD encoded by the exons ATGGCTCCAAAAGCAACTAAGGCTGAGAAGAAGATCGCTTATGACACCAAAATGTGTCAACTTCTGGATGATTTTACTCAGGTGCTTGTGGCTGCTGCTGATAATGTTGGATCTAATCAGCTACAGAGTATTAGAAAGGGTTTGAGAGGTGATTCTGTTGTTCTTATGGGGAAGAATACTATGATGAAGAGAACTATTAGGGTTCATGCTGAGAAAACTGGCAATGAGACCATCCTGAATCTCATCCCTCTCCTTGTT GGTAATGTGGGGTTGATCTTCACCAAGGGTGACCTCAAGGAAGTGAGTGAGGAAGTCGCAAAGTACAAG GTTGGAGCGCCTGCACGTGTCGGTTTGGTGGCTCcagttgatgttgttgttccTCCTGGTAACACTGGTCTTGACCCATCTCAGACCTCTTTCTTCCAG GTGCTCAACATCCCAACTAAGATTAACAAGGGTACTGTTGAAATTATCACTCCTGTGGAACTCATCAAGAAGGGTGATAAAGTTGGTTCCTCTGAAGCTGCCCTGCTTGCCAAACTTGGTATTAGGCCATTCTCATACGGTCTTGTTGTTCTCTCTGTTTACGACAATGGTTCCGTCTTCAGCCCTGAGGTTCTTGACCTGACTGAGGATGATCTCATTGAGAAGTTTGCCACGGGAGTATCTATGGTTACCTCCTTGGCATTGGCCATCTCTTACCCAACTCTTGCTGCTGCACCCCACATGTTCACCAACGCCTACAAGAATGTGTTGGCCATTGCAATTGAAACCGACTACTCTTTCCCTCTCGCTGACAAAGTGAAGGAATACCTCGCG GATCCAAGTAAGTTTGCCGCCGTTGCTGCCGCTCCTGCTGCAGCTGCTGGTTCTGGAGCTGCTCCTGCTGCTGCtaaggaggaggagaagaaggAAGAGCCTGCTGAGGAGTCAGATGATGACATGGGTTTCAGTTTGTTTGATTAA